One segment of Gemmatimonadota bacterium DNA contains the following:
- a CDS encoding DUF2721 domain-containing protein — MLSPFAPADILRIIQGAIAPVVLISGVGLLLLTLTARLGRIVDRTRILAAERRAAHAEERAGLDAQLAILAHRARLIRLAVALGASSVAMIGVLIAVLFLGLLLGWNVALAAALLFVASLLSLVGAMLVFVRELFQALTALHLTLQPPADEESRSPPR; from the coding sequence ATGCTGTCACCGTTTGCCCCCGCCGACATCCTCCGCATCATCCAGGGGGCCATCGCCCCCGTGGTGCTGATCTCCGGCGTGGGCCTGCTGCTGCTTACCCTCACCGCGCGACTGGGCCGGATCGTGGACCGCACCCGCATCCTCGCGGCGGAGCGGCGCGCGGCGCACGCGGAGGAGCGAGCCGGCCTCGACGCCCAGCTCGCGATCCTCGCGCACCGCGCCCGGCTGATCCGGCTGGCCGTGGCCCTCGGCGCCTCGTCCGTCGCGATGATCGGCGTGCTGATCGCGGTGCTCTTCCTCGGCCTGCTGCTGGGCTGGAACGTGGCGCTGGCGGCCGCGCTCCTGTTCGTCGCCAGCCTGCTCAGCCTGGTGGGCGCGATGCTGGTGTTCGTGCGCGAGTTGTTCCAGGCCCTGACCGCGCTGCACCTCACCCTGCAGCCGCCCGCGGACGAGGAGTCTCGGTCGCCGCCCCGGTGA